GCGTCCAATCTCATGCAGCACAATGATAAATCATTGTCAATGATGTACATATCTGCTCCCACCTTATTTCAAGAGCACAGCTAGAAAACCAGTGCTACTTGGTGACTTCGTCTTCTAGTTTGGTGTCTTCAGTAGTAGAAAGTGGCGTGTcagtaaaattttcaatttctttagcTGCTTTCATgtgacatttttattattttctcacTCGCCTCTTTTTTTTGACTctcggtttttatttttcaattccaacCTCCTAGGTCAACTTTTCATTTCAGAAATTTCTTCCATTTTGCACTTCCTATCCTGTAAATAGTTTTGGACTCCGTTCCATGGTTTATGACTCCAAACTATCCAGCAATGTTCAAGATTTGGTAACAATAGCATCGGTGCtggtagcaaaaaaaaaaaacaagagagcaATCCCATGGCACACCAAATATTGACAACATAGGCAGaacaatcaaaattttataaaatgaaagctCCAGACAAGATCGATGAAACATCTTAAGCACCAGGGTATTAATAGAGCACGAAGAGAACTACCAGATGAACAAAACTAAAACTCCTTGACTCACTCTTCCTCAAAAACAGTTCCCTTCTCACTCACATAGATCCCATCAAGAAATTTGCGGATATCCTTGTTCTTCACGTGACATTTCTGTTCAAAGAAAAAACTTCTTCagcaaatgaagaaaaatggaagCTGCTGGGCATGCAagattcatatataaaataaggtGCACCAAAGTTTTTTGAACAAAAGCATAAATTCAGATACAAAAGTGAACATTCAGGTATGCAAGCATCATCGCACACACGAACCTGATTAATCAAAGCAGCAGACCGGGAGACAAGTTCAATGTCGTTGCCATCTAGGACGAGTTCATCCTTGACCTTTTCAGACCGAACAATAGACACACCTTCCAGCATGTCAACCTTTCTCACCTTAAGAAACCAAACACAAACAGCATTACCAAATTGATCCACCAATAAAAATCATCCGCAAAAAGTAAACATCAGGTTTTTTTACAAGGTCAAAACTCATAACACTGCTGACTGGCAACAACTACTCATATCATAtccatatccattgacaaaaattCAGCACAGAACTACACCAAAACCAAATGAATGTTCTTCCTTTAGATTAATCTCACAACAATATTTCAATACATTTACTATGTCTCAGATCAAAATTGCATTACATCagcaataaataaacaatagaaTCATCTTTGTATATTTGTCATACAATAGcaacatcatttaaaaataaccaataGAATAATCTCACAAACCATCAGCTACCAGCTAAATTATCAACAGTTGAACACTAAGAtctattttttcactttctaaacctaaaatcaataaattaaaaagttttcgAAGAAAAAAGTATCAAACACTAACACCAGCCTTAAAGAACAATTGGTTTCTCGAAAgtagtaaaaaattattacctTCTTCTCGCCAAGGAAGTTCCTGATCTCGATGGCAGTATTGCTGTTAGTGATGGAGGCATTGATGGGAAAATGAGCATACACAAACCTCATCTTGTATCTGTAGCCCTTGGTAACCCCGGTGATCAAGTTCTCAACGTGGCTAAGGGCTGTCCTAATAGCAGCACTGGTCTTTCTTGACCCAAACCAGGCATCTATCTTGAGCTTTCTCTTCCCTTCCTCGTCTTTGATCAACTGAAAATCAAGATTCAAGTGCTTGAAGTTCCTTGTAAGCTTCCCTCTTGGGCCTTCGACTTCGATGATTCTAGCATTGATTTTGATCTTAACCCCATCTGGGATATCCATCGTTTCAGAAGAGAGGATTGTCTTCATGATTTCTCGGCGTCGGCGGCAGCCCTCTCCAACTCTAGTTTTTCTCCAAGGCCACAAAAccgggaaaaaacaaaaaaactattatataaCAGCGGGCGGCAGCTTATTAGAGTAAAGCAGGGTAGAGTGTTACAAAAAATGCCCtaaagtttttgtattttagggCCTAAACCCCAAAATAGGATATGGTGATGTAGGCCCTTTTGCTTGGTCCAGTTTGAAATTGCTGGACGGGTTTTTCGGAAGCCCAGCCCAACCCAcatttctttcctttgtttgttcctttatttatgtaaaagcttgtttgatgaattttgttttggtttttggaaaattttaggtgcttgatttttatctatttacatcaaattcttatttttttcttgtacagtctatagtttttgtattttcacttttgatccaaaaacttaatttctttatattttactcATTGGGCtagaaaggagagaaaaaatcatctaaaaacaataattgtCAACAGTTTAATCATTTTTCAacgaagaagatgaaaattctAAGTTAacatgaattcaaaaaaaatattaaaaacaaagaagatatATAGCAAAAGAGCTCaaataagtttattttcaactacataatatatgtttttaaaccctaaacactaaaaagaataaaaactttcCATTATCCATTGTAAAGAAAGGCATCAACCACTTGTAAGGCATGAATTTGTTGGAGATCAATTTTACTATGGGTATCGGGTTATTATGGGTATCCTCACCCCTTGTTAGTTTACAAATAAAATCACCAACGAGTGGGATTTGTGATTTCTTTTAGTGGGATTTGTAAAAGACGAGATTTCACAAAGAAGAGAAACTTGAATAGGAATTTCAAACACAATAAAAGGAATCAATTTTACTAGAAAAAGGAAATCGACCATCCCCCCATTTTGTCCCCTACAAAGATCAGAAACAGTGAAACTAAAAACAACATGCCCGATGAGCAGAAAAGATGAAGGGTAAGAACTTGGACaaggaaaggaagaagcaaGAGCTAGTGATACACAACCACATTACTCGCGCTAATATATCACAACTTAGATAAAAATCCTATACAAGTCCAGGCCTCCtcgaaaacaaacaaaaaccctTGCATCACTCCCTCGGGACTGCCTGAAGTTGTCAACAATCTGCGGTAGCTTGCGCATCCCGatcctcttcttcctcctccagCATGTACTTGCTGAAATGGTGGACCTTGAACTTCCACTCTCCTTTAACAGGGTCATATGAAACAAATTCAGCGCCTTGGTCTTCGGCCTTCCTTTTGAGCATCTCCTtgtatttctctatttttggtcCTTCTGTGAACTGATGTCCAGTCTTTTTGTCAAAGCATTTTATGTTGAGAAGTGTGACCTCAGCGGGCTTGTTGAGACCTTGTCCAACAGGTGGTTTCTTGCTATCATCCATGTACACAATAACCTCCCGGTTATTAAACTGAACAAGGGACTCAAGATCAAGCCGTCGAACATCTGTTTCACCAGAGAACTTGATGCTTCCATAGCCATGCCTTCCAACCACAAAATCCTTAACAAGGCGGCAGAAACCTGGTTTAGCCCTCTCCTTGGCTGCCAGTTCCTGGATACGAGGCTCAGTAAAATAGTCAGAACGTCGCAGTTTTGGCATTAGTGCCTCAATATCTGCTCCATGCTCATACACAATTGCAGCCTCGCCAGCTCTGTGACCACTGAGTGTCATGTAGGACTCCTCTTTCTGAGCTGAATGATCCTCATGGACTCCATTAGGTTTCTGGTTGACTTTGACATGGGGGGCTTGCTCCTTGATTACACCATTTTCAGCCAAATTTTCTGCATAATAAATAGTGATGAGcacaagcaaacaaaaaaaacaaaatccattcAGGGACAATAGAAGCCATACCCAAAGAAAATCCTTCTGAAATAAGctacagaaattaaaaaaaaaaaactacacaaaccccaaaaatatatatttgggtttGAGAGGTTAAAATAATGCACAAGACGTATGTTTCATAAGGTAAATTTCAACATGCAACAAATGGAGAACAGCCGTGTTTCCATGGAAAATTGTGCCTATTGAAGAAAATGGCATTCAAAGTGTATACTTCACCGGATGGAAGTCATGAAATCAGTTGTCATACAAAGAAAGTTTGAATATACCACGCAACCTCCCAAAAGATCTTATTAAGTAGGCAAGATCAAACTCTTCAACATAAACTAGCAGCAGCAGTTTTGGCCATGTCAATTTCGGGAATCATTCAGCACAAATGAAGAAAGGGTGAATATTACAAATGTAACAATATCTTACTATTTTTATCACCAGCAGTGTAACCATTTGAGAGATTGGCAAAGTCTGATTCAGAATTTTTTCCTGGATAAAAGAAGGTAATAAGCTAAATTTggactgttaaaaaaaaattcagcaacAATGACACTATAATATGATGACATGGAATGAAAGGAAAGTAAAGCCCTAGAGCATTGGAATAACTGGGGCATCATTGCCTATCCCTTCCATGTGTCAATCACAGTTAGCCAGAATATGCCAACACACTACAAAAATATTGCAGACCTGAGGTAGCATTGTTAGATTGGAAATTTACCATTCTCATGTACTGGTGCAGATGCATTCACTGGAGATGCTTTCTCTGCACTTGCCCTTGAAGGCCACTGGTCCATAGGACGAATCACCAGAGCTCTTGGGTTTTCCCTCGGAA
This is a stretch of genomic DNA from Populus alba chromosome 11, ASM523922v2, whole genome shotgun sequence. It encodes these proteins:
- the LOC118040764 gene encoding large ribosomal subunit protein uL6; translation: MKTILSSETMDIPDGVKIKINARIIEVEGPRGKLTRNFKHLNLDFQLIKDEEGKRKLKIDAWFGSRKTSAAIRTALSHVENLITGVTKGYRYKMRFVYAHFPINASITNSNTAIEIRNFLGEKKVRKVDMLEGVSIVRSEKVKDELVLDGNDIELVSRSAALINQKCHVKNKDIRKFLDGIYVSEKGTVFEEE